The Castor canadensis chromosome X, mCasCan1.hap1v2, whole genome shotgun sequence genome includes a region encoding these proteins:
- the Las1l gene encoding ribosomal biogenesis protein LAS1L isoform X6, translated as MDRVWSAWYGKCVKEKGSSPVWAQSIVVSWLSRAEWDQVTVYLFCDDHKLQRYALNRITVWRSRLGNELPLAVASTADLIRCKLMDVTGGLGTDELRLLYGMALVRFVNLISERKTRFSKLPLKFLAQEVNIPDWIVELRHKLTHKKMPHINDCRRGCYFVLDWLQKTYWCHQLENSLRDSWELEEDKVDTEDQEEDKNTVDDIIEQKPEPQDDGKGAELDIRDDGDSKGSEEVDSHWEKALKHKELYEKARELLVSYEEEQFKVLEKYRYLPQAVKVWNNLSPRVDWILAELKGIIWENRNAVLDAFLDDGFLIPTFEQLAALQIEYKDDHTEVQKGESTGPKSHKNMDLDDVLVPKPFSQFWQPLLRGLHSQTFTQALLERMFSELPSLGDSGIRPTYILRWTIELIVANTKTGRNARQFSASQYEARRSWRLFNCSTSLDWPQVVESCLGSPCWASPQLLQLACRMEAAGLGEVWTTEIFSQPKHARGMRHMPAVTAAHLASSKPWDRSCQTGSRRSCCASVPFILRMEKTVWQRRDQRPLLLENAHSHWTACTGVSNQLAPIVGLKKRPSSRRRMTSLMM; from the exons GCAGCGGTACGCGCTGAACCGCATCACGGTGTGGAGAAGCAG GTTAGGCAACGAGCTCCCCCTGGCAGTGGCTTCTACTGCTGACCTGATACGCTGTAAGCTCATGGATGTAACTGGTGGCTTGGGCACTGATGAACTTAGACTGCTCTATGGCATGGCATTAGTCAG GTTTGTGAATCTTATCTCGGAGAGGAAGACAAGGTTTTCCAAGCTCCCCCTCAAGTTCCTTGCTCAGGAG GTGAACATTCCAGATTGGATTGTTGAACTTCGCCACAAGTTGACCCACAAGAAAATGCCCCATATAAATGACTGCCGCAGAG GCTGCTACTTTGTCTTGGATTGGCTCCAGAAGACCTACTGGTGCCATCAGCTGGAAAACAGCCTAAGAGACTCCTGGGAATTGGAGGAAGACAAAGTGGACACAGAAGACCAAGAAGAAGATAAGAATACTGTTGATGACATCATAGAACAGAAACCAGAGCCTCAGGACGATGGGAAAGGTGCAGAGTTGGATATCAGGGATGATGGAGACAGTAAAGGCAGTGAAGAGGTGGATTCTCATTGGGAAAAGGCTCTGAAACATAAGGAGTTGTATG AAAAAGCCCGAGAACTTTTGGTATCTTATGAAGAGGAGCAGTTTAAG GTGCTGGAGAAATATAGGTATTTACCTCAGGCCGTTAAAGTGTGGAATAACCTCTCCCCACGTGTAGACTGGATCCTGGCAGAGCTCAAGGGCATTATATGGGAGAACAG GAATGCTGTGCTGGATGCGTTTTTGGATGATGGCTTCCTCATTCCCACATTTGAGCAGTTGGCAGCTTTGCAGATAGAATATAAAG ATGATCATACTGAGGTCCAGAAAGGGGAAAGTActggcccaaagtcacaca AAAACATGGATTTGGATGACGTCTTGGTGCCAAAGCCGTTCTCTCAGTTCTGGCAGCCCCTGCTCAGGGGCCTGCACTCCCAGACCTTCACACAGGCCCTGCTGGAGAGGATGTTCTCTGAGCTGCCATCCTTGGGAGACAGTGGGATCCGGCCCACCTACATCCTTAGATGGACCATTGAACTGATCGTGGCCAACACCAAGACTG gACGGAATGCTCGCCAATTTTCTGCAAGCCAGTATGAAGCAAGAAGGAGCTGGAGACTTTTCAACTGCTCCACCTCCCTTGACTGGCCCCAGGTGGTTGAGTCCTGCTTGGGCTCACCTTGCTGGGCTAGCCCCCAACTCCTTCAGCT CGCCTGCAGAATGGAAGCTGCTGGTCTTGGAGAAGTCTGGACCACAGAGATCTTCTCCCAACCCAAGCATGCCAGAGGGATGCGACACATGCCAGCAGTAACAGCGGCTCACTTGG CGTCTTCAAAGCCATGGGACAGGTCCTGCCAGACGGGGAGCAGGAGAAGCTGCTGCGCATCTGTTCCATTTATACTCAGAATGGAGAAAACAGTTTGGCAAAGGAGGGATCAGAGGCCCCTCCTACTGGAAAATGCCCATTCACACTGGACAGCCTGTACTGGGGTCTCAAACCAGCTGGCTCCAATTGTGGGTCTGAAGAAAAGGCCCAGCAGCAGGAGGCGCATGACATCCTTAATGATGTGA